From the Salmo trutta chromosome 2, fSalTru1.1, whole genome shotgun sequence genome, one window contains:
- the LOC115163078 gene encoding extensin-like, whose amino-acid sequence MESCECNHKKITKAPEPNPTAPQPNPTTPQLQNPAPNPSAPEHSPRAQPHSPTAQPPNPTAPKPNTTTPQPQNPAPQPLSPRTQPHSPRAQPHSPTAQPPNPSAPEPNPTAPQPQNPTPQPLSPRAQPHSPIAQSHSPRTQPYSPRTQPHSPTAPEPNPRAPEPNPPTPQPQNPTPQPHSPRTQPPNPTAPEPNPPTPQPQNPIPQPHSPIAQPHSHRTQPHSPTP is encoded by the coding sequence CCCCAGAACCCAACCCCACAGCCCCACAGCCCAACCCCACAACCCCACAGCTCCAGAACCCAGCCCCCAACCCCTCAGCCCCAGAACACAGCCCTAGAGCCCAACCCCACAGCCCCACAGCCCAACCCCCCAACCCCACAGCTCCAAAACCCAACACCACAACCCCACAGCCCCAGAACCCAGCCCCCCAACCCCTCAGCCCCAGAACCCAGCCCCACAGCCCCAGAGCCCAACCCCACAGCCCCACAGCCCAACCCCCCAACCCCTCAGCCCCAGAGCCCAACCCCACAGCCCCACAGCCCCAGAACCCAACCCCCCAACCCCTCAGCCCCAGAGCCCAACCCCACAGCCCCATAGCCCAATCCCACAGCCCCAGAACCCAACCCTACAGCCCCAGAACCCAGCCCCACAGCCCCACAGCCCCAGAACCCAACCCCAGAGCCCCAGAGCCCAACCCCCCAACCCCACAGCCCCAGAACCCAACCCCACAGCCCCACAGCCCCAGAACCCAACCCCCCAACCCCACAGCCCCAGAACCCAACCCCCCAACCCCACAGCCCCAGAACCCAATCCCACAGCCCCATAGCCCCATAGCCCAGCCCCACAGCCACAGGACCCAGCCCCACAGCCCAACCCCATAG